Below is a genomic region from Rhododendron vialii isolate Sample 1 chromosome 5a, ASM3025357v1.
aagtgtttaaaccctaaggtaccctatcctataataaaaaagtgcaccctaaaatcttatgaaagtgcctaaatcctagggtaccctaccctactCTAGGGTACCTTAAAATGGGCTttagaccttacaaaattaataggtggacttgtggaCTTATGAAGTTTACATAATAGACCTAAGACTaatgtgcataccgatgctctggactatcaatgaaggaagcatggtaatgtgcacataaattgaattggatCTTTAGGCTTGCCCTCTctgatgtcatttggctttgatttgggggcatggttccgcagcaaaacaagtataggggggccactgtttgaatggtattttaagagtagccactttgtgcatattgccaaaagttaggtctgtctccaatcctcccccgcccataccttCAATAATTAGGGACTACATAGGTtctgttgttgttattgttattgtcCTCGACAACAATACATATTTGTGGAATATGGGGAGAGAGAATGTTGTAAGTAACATTCAAGATAATATCTAGCTTTAATTTATAGTCTAGTGGGATGAATATTCGTACATCTTATTTATGGTGTTCGAGACAATGAGTTGGAGTACctttttaaatttattgaaaagGCAAAGTGAAATTATATTGCAACACCAATAAAAAGGTCAACCAATAATAATGTGAAGTCCCACGTCACTAAGAAAATAGAATTGGGAGTTAATATAGGGTGGCCCTAATGCCACGACAGGATTTGTTGGAGCCACGACTGTGCTTAGTTTCTGACACTTCTACCCTTCAATCAATTTTCTCTCATCGTTTCATATCCCTCTGAGGACATTATACCCACTTTCCCttcaatttcattctctctcctccctcatcCTAGACCACAACAATTCCTGCAATCTCTCTCCCCTTCACTCACATCGGAATACTGCACTTCTCTATGCTAtgtcctcttttcttctttcttgaaaacTGAATTCATTGTTGTTCATCGATCCAGTTCAAATCCCCTTCGACTTGTATTTCCATCTTGCAATCGGACCGCCGCAAGACCCACTTTTCTTGATAAACCTAAACGTAAGCATCGCAGTACAATGATTATTTAACAAAATCGAGCAGCAATTGGTTTTCTGTCGGAGAGCCGGAGGTAGATTTGATGCTCGCAAAATCGAGAAGCATTTTGTTTTGCCCATTTTTGTAGGATAGTTGTGTTAGAATGGACCTGAGTTGTATTGACTGAAGATTGAGCACTTTGTACTTTAATGGGACGGAGGTAGAGGGAAGGAATTGTTCAGGTTTGTAGTTgacgaaggagagagagaggggaatggTAAGCGTTTCATGCGGCGTCAAGTGGGAGGATGAAAATGTAAATTAATACAACTTTGTCGTGGCTCCAGCAAATCCTATCGTGGCATTAGCATCACCCGTTAATATATAATGAATCATGAGCAACTATTATATAacttaaaattagttttttgagCCACCTGATTAGGCTAAAAGTTAATAAATACAAGTGTGTGACATGACAGGCTTTGCAAAAAGATGTGCTTGGGTAGACCCTACGAATGAGGAGTTGCAGGTTCTGCAATAAAAGGGGAGCCTAACAAATGAGGAACTGAAAACCTCCACGCAAGGAGGATCACAAACCACCACAAATTATGAACTCAAGTTACTTCTGAAAACTCACCTCAATTGAAAGCTCGTTTGATATTAGTTCAGTTAATAAACAAGCCTAACTTCAACATATTTTAACAATTTACCAAGGTTTTCCaccaaatttaaaaattcataactttgttCAATcggctcttcttcttttttcagtcCTGCTACACACATAGCAAATTGTGCatagatttcattgtggggtccatcacgggttccacacaaatcattcgagccgttcattaaatgtaaaacattttttcaagggtccatGTCacaaataagctcaatccaatgcCTAtagctacacacacagcaatctgtgcacagattttgttgtaggGCCCATCACGGGTTctacacaaatcatccgagctgttcattaaatgtaaaatattttttcaagggtccctatagaaaataagctcaatccaatacctttAGGTGCTTCATctaaccatctaacttttcattcagatttccggataatgaaaagttatatgattggatcgagcacctataggtatcaaattgagattattttatacggagacccttgaaaaaatgttttacatttaatgaactgctcgaatgatttgtgtgggacccgtggtgggccccacaatgaaatctgtacacagattgtatgtgtgtatagactttctgtttttttttttcatttgttaatcATAATTTGGACTATCCCAGGGGACTCAGGGGAGGAAAATGGGGCTTACGATAAATCGAATCTTATCCATGTACATGAGAGTATGTAAGGGAGGTCAACCGCACTCTACTTCACTTGCTGACTTACCCCAAAACTTTGTCAATCCGTTTGACAATATGGAGTATGTCAGAACActaactcaaaaaattgaaaatatcaaGATGCACAAATGAACACCCATAATATATAAATCCCCATCTTTTCCCGAAATCACAAATTACTCCTACTTCCTTTCATGCTTTAAATTGTACCCAAGTTCTGAGGATTTATAGTTTGGTTTTTGCGCAGTGGATTTGAGAATTCTCAACAAGAGAAGTTCTAGGACCACATTTAAATACATACTCGTACACATTAGAGTGTGCAGTGTATGTAGAGCCCACATACTTGCATGTGTGAGCGTGTATTTAAATGTGTAAAGTGGGCGTGGTTGTAAAATTTTGCCTCAACAATTGATGAAGAAGTCAACAAGAGTCATGTTTCCCTATTGGAAGGTACAGTTTGTGAAAATCAGGGGGGACAGCtccgtcatttttcctaatcGGAGTCAATTCACTTGTAAAACTCGTTGAGTTTGTTATTCacgtaaaaaattaaatgattgaACGTCGATAAATACATGATCAAAAcatatttgtaaaaaaaaagaataggaaatttaagtttcaaattattttttccatgccatttttcttgtacaaatatgTTTCAATCATGTATTTAACGATTTTttatcaagctaattttttcgcATATGACCAACTCGACgaactctacaaagtgaacaattTTGATCATCGTTGTAGGCCCATAAAATCAATGAACCCACAACTAGACTAATAAAACTGGACATGAGCTATCTCCAAAATTAGGATTAATCTTTATTCAATGGTAAAAGGTTGAGAGAATTGGGTTTAATACTTCTCTTTGGTTCCTAGAATTCATTTACAAAATTTTCTGCTaaattcaaatcaaatcttTTCTCCGAATTATCGAATTCCTTTCCACGGTCAAAATGCCTTTCCTTTGAGgcgatagttttttttttttttattgggttcAAACGGAAATTCTCTTAGGGATAATGCCAAAATACCAAAATGGATTTAACCGATAATAGAACTAGTTACGGTGCGGCGGTGCCTATTGGCAAAGAAGAGCAATCCTTTTAGTTGTATTTTAACTTACTTCCCTCCACATCTCATCAAACGGTCAAAGCTAGAAACATAAACAACATAGAAAATTACGTGATGAGATCCTTTCGCACATCAAATTAATGTTGACAAATTCAGACACATGTATTCACAATCGCCATGCACATAATCCCCCATTGCGTCCCTAAGCAtcgaagaattttttttttcttttgagaaaaagaTATCTACCATTGTTATCATAACAAAGCTCCGAGGACCAAAATACAGCGACACGTAATTTATAAACACATACGGGGCAAGCACTCAATACAAACACTGACGCCTCCATAAGCAACtctgaaaaacaaataaaacataggaaattgacttctacactcccctttttaccacacacattcctttttttgtctttatttgatgtgaatttactctattgccccttaatgtgtaaaaaagtgaacttatgaaagggtaaaaagataaattcacatgaataaggacaaaaaaaggagtgtaggtGTAGAAATGgagagtgtagaagtcaatctCCACAAATTCAACAACAGAAGCGACCGCTTATTCCTCAATCGTAACAGGCACGTTGCCATTTACAGACACTACTATTCCCAAATAATACGAGAATTTCTGAACGAATGGTGCTACTGGTATAGACAAAAAATCTATACTAGAGCAAAATTTGGATATTTCGTAAACACTCTTACTGATACaggattaagcttattttatGTAGGGACTAtaagcaaaaatattttaaacaaaatgagcgactccaaTCATGTTAACTCTATTACTTACGGTGCCGTTATCATCCCAGTATAAATCAGAAAATTAGTGATAAACATTCCTAAAGGATCCAACTTGAATATAGATGGGTTCagaaacagaaagtctacaggtACAGACAGAAAATCTGTACCGGTGGGTACAAACCCGTTTTTGGACCCGTGACGAGAAGCGGAGGGAATGGATCGAGAACCACCCCGGTTACGCCACCGCCGACCGGATTATCCTCCTCACCGGATCAATCGAGTAACTGAGACTCGGGTAGTTGTATAACGTCGATTTCGATGAGTCGTGGCAGAGGTCATTCGGTGGAGGCCGCGCCGGCTGAGAAGTATGTGGTGTTGACGCCGTCGGTAGCTAATATGGGATTTCTTCAGTTTTTTGAAAAGTCAGGCCAGGGGTCGGAGCCAGAGAGTGAAAAGGAGTACGGCTGCCGTAGCTCGGCCGATGAAGAGGGGTCCGTCTCAGAGGGAGCGGGTGGATTTGCTTTGAACTGTGTTTTTGGCCATGAATAGAGAGTGTGGAAGAAATCAGATTTGCTTTGAACtggtttttgaactttttttttccttttctgcaTTTGGGAACTAATATCTCTAATAACCCgttaagagcaagtttatcaataattaggtaaaaaaaacttgtgaacagtgcacattttttattttacctattcatatttctttcaacactacaccaacactatctatttaacctatcctctattaaaatatacctttttctttctcaaaaagtacaacaaaggacaatttaaaaaaaaaagaaaaaagaaacagggagagagaggacggagagaggagagagaaaataattttttttccttacctGATGAACAGTTGCTAGGTAAAAGTGCCGAAGCACTGTTCACAAATTCATTTTAACTCTTTGTTTACCTAATCTAGTGTAGGActacttttcctcttttgatgaGTTAAAATAGCTACAAAGCTATTTTAGCTTTGCTGGTAAAGTTGCTCTTAGTAACAGAGTTAACATGAGTGTGAAATGGACTACGTGGCAGCAAGAGAAGCATGGGACAGAGAGAGGGACAGGGAGTCGGTGACAGAGGATCCGACTTCTATATTCCGATCTGCCCGCATTTTCTTTTGGCCCAAAAGACTCTTTTTCTGCGTTTCGGAACTTACAAATTACCCTCGAAGTGATTTCCAATCTTGCTAGATACTATTCCACAATAATCAAGAAAAGGTAACATTTAAACATCAGACCCACAAAAAGAATCCGAATTCCGAACACAACATCCTCCGACTGGATCACATACATACACCCCTACTTCTAAAAACCGACCGCAACGAACCGTACTGGCCGGTTCGTAGCGATTTTCGGAGGGCCCAGTTCGGAGATAGACCGGTATAGCATTGGGACTGAAACTCGCACAGAGAAACGGCCGTTTTCCGCAATCGTACCGGTTTGGCTGAAGAAACAGATCTTACACCCATAGTTAGGatcacatatatacacataataTAGCAATATATATTATACTCCATCTACGTATATAATCAAAAACTATTTCTTGACAGGAGAAGAATTAATTACACAAAAGAGTGCGATGATCAGGACTGCATAATTAGGCGGCGGGCGCAGAGGGTGCAGTAGAACTTGCGTTTGGTCTTTTGATAGAGAGGGAGGAAGCAGAACCTCCACTGGCTCTCGACGTCCATGGCCTGGATCATGCCTCCGCAGTACGGACACGCTCCCGGCGCTGGTTGCCTCCCCACCACCCTCTCATCCTCATCGCACACAAATACCAGGCACATCGTTCGTTTTATtctccctctcccctctctctctctctctcttgagatTCGATATGGATTGAATTTGATTAAAAGGCTGATTCGTTGATCAAGTGCGTTCGCAGGTATATAtataaggagagagagggagggcgGCTGGAAAGGACTGGCGGGGACCAGAAGGCAAAGGAAAAGTAAAACGGAGGAGAGGCaaaattcttttgcttttgttatcCGAGGCAAAATGACAATCTAGAAGATTCGAGGCGACTCGGAAATCCTGGGTGTAGTTGGACAATTTTACAGGCGTTTCCATGAGATGGGTTGCGGGGACGCGGACGCGGACGCGGTCTCTTCAATCTGCGTCACCGTCATCATGAGCCGATAGGTCGGTCTGTAGTCCGCCATTTGGCTTCATTTTTGGCTAGGCTAAACAAGTcaattgttttatttatttttttgtttttatttatttatttatggttCTTCTTGACGAGaagaatgagaaaaataaaaaattatgatccaaacttaatttttgttaaTAAAGCCGAAAAATCATATAGATAAGATCAGCCAAACAGCCAAAATTTTCAGGTTTGTTCAAAACAATTTGAGTTTAGATTACAATATTTTAttttcgattcttcttgtcgagacgaatcaataattcataaaatttgttGCGAAAtcaaaaaatgcgaaaaaaaattaaataaaaaaataaaccaattaaCTCTTTTAACCAAAACAAGCCATACTACTAGTAAAGGCATCTTTATCAGCCTCTTTTCTTCCCTCTTTAAACTAAATTGTTGagccaaaacagaaaaaacaccTCAAAACACCCCAACATCAGcctctcttcttccctctttactttgaatttttttacatttgctacagtaactcgtCTAAGAAAACGAGTCACTGTTCACTCGTTTACAGAATATTTTATTGCTCCTACGGTCCTACCAGAAACGCCGGAGCCCGTACTGCATCCGCAACAAAGAATTTGAGACTAGATCAAACGAATATACGTGAACCCATGTAAATGTATTCTCTGTTGTGAGATTGGGGGTACCTGGGGCAAGTATGGCTGGGGCAGGTATGGCGTTCCTGGAGCTTGAAGAAGCCATCAACGACACGAGCTATGGAGAGAGAAGGCTCCGTCGCCGCCGTAAGCCCATGTAGATCGACGCCGTTGAAGTTTTCGAGAGGGTGAGGTCGGCGGTTTTGTTTCTTTCAGTACTGTAGCTGGGTTGGGTTGATGGGGGAGAAggtaaagttagagagagaggtgtttgtttttggttgagatagagagagggggtTGGCAGGCcgattgcttttttttttttttgaaatataaaattaatatttttaataggatagttttaatataaagagtctgatgcagtagacattttaaaagtgggtagctaaagtaataaagtgtcTTTTGGCTctttaatttggtccaaaatttgataAGACTGGTGCGGATGCTCTAGAAGGGCTGTGTTCTTCCGCTATCTCCGCCACTTTGTCGGGCTATGTCGGCCCCCTCGACCGAAAGGGGGGATCCCGACTAGGGATATGAGAGAATATTTTCTAGATCAAAATGAAAGAGAAGTGATTTTCTCAAGGAAATTCTTTACACATCCCATTTTCCCCGGTACTCACATCATATTAAAAATGTCCTCATAAATTCcttaaaacacacacacacgtctTTTCTCGTGATACACACCGGACCAAAGTTTGGACGTTAGCCACCCATTCACCACCATCTCCCCCAATCACCACCACTATAACTCCCGGGACAACCAACCATCTCTACCACCAGGGATGCAAGCGATTCGGTTCGGGTGGTAtttatgaagaaaaaataaTCCCAACGATTTATCGGTTATTAAATGTTGGGTACCGAAACCGACCAATACTACCAATAATCTGCACCGAACCACAGTGTACTTAGGTGGTTTGGTTCGGTGCGGGTCAGTTTGTATGACAATAGGCTATTTTATATTATAATATGTAGGGATATATGCGGTTCGGTTCGATCAGCTTTAATGAAAAAAGTAAGACGAACCAATTTAATCTATTTTTAGTTATTGGGTACAAAATCAATCGAGACTACCAACAACACCGTCAAAACCCACCGGTTTAGTTCGTGGCGGTTTAAACAGTTTAATCGGTATTCTTTACATTAGGGCTGCTCGCGGTCCGGTTCAGATCGGATTTATAGGAATCCGAGGACTGAACCGCTAGTCatggtttttacaaaatgaaatccgtgtctggaccaaaagtcctacggtccggttccaatccaatccgtgactcgcggttcggttacggttttgtccacggattttagcaaaaataaagctcaagcaAATATCCCACACTAAAATGAAAGAAGGTTATACTCAGAATTAAGTTTAATACCACCAGAAAGTATTTGTTACAAAAACTACCAAAGACCTGTTTcataaatcaaattcaaaagaatctaaaaacTAGTAGAATGTATCATTATAGTACAtaacataaaaccaaaaaaaaaacatcaaagggAGACAACTATAACACCAAAGAGGTGGAATTATATCTTCCATCCAAATGCAATGAACAGCAAACGACAATAAGTTAacattaaaatactaaaattggtggaaaaaagttttaacattcctcactattaattatataaatacacacacacatatatatatatatagaggaattttcaagtgagggatccctcattttgttaaaatgagggactttcatttcccgatcaaattttgaaaatccgaaccgttcaatgtgtgcagaacgtaattttaaggggccccgcaagaaatcagcaaaaaaaatgatcaggaagggcgtcatccgagcaattttttttgaaccgttcaatgaaaattgctcggatgaagcccttcccggtcattttttttgctgatttctcacggggacccttaaaatcacgttctgatcactttgagcggctcggatcatcgaaattcaatcgggaaggggagtccctcattttaataaaatgagggatccctcaccggaacctaactctatatatatatatatatatataaaataaatatctcacggtccggttcggttaatccacggttttgtAATGAAAATTCGTGAACCGAACCACAagtcacggttttctaatttttcaatccgtgtccaggccattaatccacggacaaaatccaaaaggtacggaTCAATTCGGTCCGAACCGATTTCGCGGTTCACCGaattttttgagcagccctaCTTTACATCCTGTCTATCACTCATAACATCCATTAACCCCAACACATGATTACCACTAATGCCCATCACCGCAACTGCCATCCACCGATCAACGGCCGCTTACTCTGACTCCCGTATCCATTTTTTGCCTATTCTTTCTCATACCTAATTGATCTCCACATTTATAATTTACAGTGGTGTTCATTTTTGAAGGAGCAGTGTGCCATTAGAAGTCTATGTCGTATTAACCAATATGCGATATGTCGTTCGATCCTGTAACtccaaacaaattgaaattgtTCGAAAAATAAAATCCAAGCAATCGAAAATAGTTTGGACTTCGAATTTCCAACAATATGAATTTGTCTGTACTTAGAGACCAGAACAAGGGTTGAACGTATAGATTTGTAAAAATTTGAAACGGTTCAAGCATTGAGATCCGAACATTCTCCTACGAAACtccgaaaaaattaaaaatggttCAGACATCAAGCTCTCTAAATATGGTGCATTGCAAATGATGGTGGTTGAAATGAGGaaggttttgacttttgaggtAGTGCTGGAAGCATGGTGTAAGAGAGGGACGACGATGGTATTGATGGTCTAaaggtggcggtggtggcgttggaggtggtggtgttggaggtGGTGGTGAGAAGGGAGAAGCAGGTGGGTACTAAGTAATGAAAGGAGAACATGGTAAATTGTTCAATTTGTAGGTACTGAGAAAAAAATAGGGTGTAAACAGAACTTCCCAATTTTTCCACTCCTCTAAATATCTCATGAATGCATTTTTTGGTCCTTTAGTACGTGAACTTACATAAAAACCCTATTTTTGATGAATAAAAATCTTTATTTGAGGAGCTTTGAAGtagtaatttttatttactaaaagactaAAATATCATTTCCATACGTCAATCAGAATCAGTCTTCGCATTAATTCTTTATTACACCCAATAAAGGGTGTCATCTTTCTTTGGCTCTTCCCAAAATAAACTCCTTTTCAAGTTTGATCAAATTAGTATTTCAAGGCACTACTTTGGATGTGACGATTATCCACAATTTTGTAAGAAAGACAACATAGAATTATGAACTTTGACCTTCACACAACCATAAGAAGACCTCCCAAACTTGATTTTGAACTGAATAATTGTTGGCACAAATTTTCACCAGTTGAAATTGTGATAGGCGGCATTTGTTTTGAGAAGCAAGACGTGAGACATTTATTCAACTTGTCTTGGTGTTGGTAATGTGTATTTTAAAACATGAGTTTGGaactttttcaaatctttcCAATAACCTTGGTCCCACATTATTTAGATACAAAACTTCAAACCTTTTATATTACAAAACTCTTTAGTGGGCTCGTCAGTGTGGCTAGACCCAAGTAGAGGTCTCGCGCATGATTGAGGCACAAGGCAATTTGggaaacagaaagtctacacacacatacacaatctgtgtgcacagatttcattgtggggcccaccacgggtcccacacaaattattcgagccattcattaaatgtaaaacattttttaagggtcgttgtaaaaaataatctcaatctaatacctataggtgctcgatccaatcatataacttttcattatccgaaaatctgaatgaaaagttagatggttggatgaagcacctataggtattggattgagcttattttttacgagaacctttgaaaaaatgttttacatttaatgaacggctcagataatttgtgtgaaatccgtggtgggccccacaaccaAATATGagcacaatctgtgcatagattacTATGTGTGTAGCAGGACTGTTTGGGAAACTGGGCAATTGGGGTACCCCTCGAGAGGGGACTAAATAGGATTATAAACCATTGCCATGGTGAGAGCAGAGAAGGCTTTTATGGCAATGAAATTCAAGAAACGCTCCTTGAAAACGACGGTGGCAGAGGCTTGAAACTTTatcatgaaaaattatttggtggtctaCCTCCAACAATCTTATTCaccacacaaaaatatgtgGTAAATAAAGATATTGGGGCTCTGTCTGTCACATGATGCCCCAACACTCTTATTCACCACACATTTCTGacccacaaaaaatatgtgGTGAATAAAAATATTGGGACACCACATGACGGGTCTCGCCACACACAGAGAGTTGTGCAGCATATCTAGTCAAAATGCTCATCTATCCTTTTCTACTGAAATGCTTTCTTGGTCTGTATCTTACTTGAAAATAGTACTATCAACTTTCCAATTTGGCTAGAgcaaagttgaaaatgaaatggtAACGCAAAAATCTTGGATATTAAACTGCATTACACCAAGATTCCAGTTTTCACAAGGTATAGGATAATATCAGTGCACAAAGCTCCAGCTTTAAATAGGATCTCAAAGAGGTACAAAATATGCGGGCCATTACACATCATGCTTATAATACGTCTTCGTTTCAAACACATTAACCATTCAAAGCCTTCAATATGCGGTAGAAAATGGAATTTCAAACTTGAAGGTGCTAGTGGCTAGCTAATTAGGATTGTAATTAACCCATCTGTCGAACAAATAATAACACTCCCTGCGATAGAATTGTGGCGCTGGGTGGCCTGCGCCCTACACAAAGCacaaatataaattttgtaAACTCTCTTCATTATCTTCAACTCTATTCCAGAGTAGAGAAGGGCTGTGTTTTCACACTCCCCAATTTTATAATCACTCCTTTCTTTGTCATTTTATACATTAATTAACAAGATTAACCGTTCATTTGTATACATTTTCACACGTGGGAGCAGTGGCAGACCCAGGATTTGCTTCACATGAGGGCACATTGTACTAATAGCCttaagcaaaaatcaaaattaagcACAAAGCCACAAACTATGGgaaattgaattgtaaatttcaaTCATTGAGTAAAAACCAAGTAAAGAAATGAAAGCCTAATTTTCCCGAACaatcaaaatatatattacaaacCTTAAAAAGGAAATAATAAAAAGTCTCTTCAataaaaatgttacttttgccgatcaaaaaagttTTATGTAGCCCCAAATTTAATTGATGATGGGTAAGGAAAACAGTGAGGTGACCAGCTATGACCACAGAGACAAGCGACCGGCAACGACGAAGTAAACTGAGCGTCGAGCAAGTTCTCCCTATCGAGTTTTTTGTGTGATTTTCTCGTTCTTCCACTCATTTTTTACTAAAAACCACtgatttttaacttaaaaaattgcagtatatatatatatatatatatatatataaacgaGGGATGGGGTGGGGGCACGTCTCTGCCTGGGAGGACAACATTGTATATATAAAATGCGaaaggacaaaaaagagagttgtGCAGAGTGTGAAAACCAGTTACAAAGTAAATCACAAATATAATTTTGTCTAACCTTCACAGTTGCAAAAGTCAAACGATATCCATGATCTGAATACTTCATCGTGTATCTGCACTCAGAAGTTAGAAGTAGCATGAATAGAAGTATCAATGAAATTACACAATGCTGCTAATAATTTACCCAAACAATAAATTTGAAAGAAGAAAAGTACCCACCCGGCAACTTGATGATCGATAAACCATGGCCTCCAATTGTCGACGAGGGTCAAGTTGAGAGACTTTATCCATTTTAACGTACCCATGTACGGGACTATCATGTCGTGATCACCACTGTGGAAGAGAGGGAGATATTAGGGGTGAGCAAAGTTGGAATAAGCTTGGAAAATTACTCGGTATTCAATGGAATAATCAATGAGGGAACACAAAAGGGAATGCAATGGAATAATCAATGAGGGAACACAAAAGGGAATGCAAAATCAGTACTCGTTTCATTTTCATTGCAGAACATCTTCCTGTTTTTTATACAACAAAATAACTTTAAGCACTTCGATTTTGATACAACAAAATAACTTTAAGCACTTCGATTTTGATACAACAAAATAACTTTAAGCACTTCGATGTTTCCCTTCGCAGTCGTTTAATTCAAACCAAAACACCCACAACCGAGGCTTTgaatttaggctctgt
It encodes:
- the LOC131327981 gene encoding uncharacterized protein LOC131327981 gives rise to the protein MCLVFVCDEDERVVGRQPAPGACPYCGGMIQAMDVESQWRFCFLPLYQKTKRKFYCTLCARRLIMQS